Proteins from one Microscilla marina ATCC 23134 genomic window:
- a CDS encoding DoxX family protein, with protein sequence MIALYIMAVLYILAGVYHFVQPKFYLKMMPPYIPAHKLMVDLSGIAEVVLGVGLLFEPTRHWAAIGVVALLIAVFPANIYMLTEKMAGRKFRKIPIGFLWFRLPLQLALIYWAYLYINSP encoded by the coding sequence ATGATTGCACTTTACATAATGGCAGTTTTGTATATACTTGCTGGGGTTTACCACTTTGTGCAACCCAAATTTTATCTTAAAATGATGCCTCCCTATATTCCAGCACATAAACTTATGGTAGACTTAAGTGGTATTGCCGAAGTTGTATTGGGTGTAGGGCTTTTATTTGAACCAACCCGTCACTGGGCAGCCATTGGAGTAGTAGCACTGCTGATAGCGGTATTTCCGGCAAATATTTATATGCTTACTGAAAAAATGGCGGGGCGTAAGTTTAGAAAAATCCCGATTGGTTTTCTATGGTTTCGTTTACCTCTACAATTGGCACTTATTTATTGGGCATACCTATATATCAATAGTCCATAG
- a CDS encoding nucleotidyltransferase family protein gives MLNNQTFFYDLATATHEKLLTQLMNNDVLRKDILFAVREVQNDFGQALLYVSAGFVRNLYWDYAHGFATSTPLNDVDVVYFDEGNLSKKQDQQLESILYEQLPKVNWSVKNQARMHQKSGHVPYTSLHHALSNWVETATAIGVRAQKDNSLSFVAPWGFGDLFDLILRPTPYFADKPAIMLERIQQKGWLQHWTKLSVKF, from the coding sequence ATGTTAAATAATCAGACTTTTTTTTACGATTTGGCTACTGCTACCCACGAAAAATTGCTCACCCAACTAATGAATAATGATGTTTTAAGAAAAGACATATTATTTGCGGTCAGAGAAGTGCAGAATGATTTTGGCCAGGCATTGCTTTATGTATCGGCCGGTTTTGTGCGCAACTTATATTGGGACTACGCCCATGGGTTTGCTACCAGTACTCCGCTAAACGATGTAGATGTAGTATATTTTGATGAGGGAAATTTATCAAAAAAACAAGATCAACAGCTGGAAAGTATACTTTATGAACAGCTCCCCAAGGTAAATTGGTCGGTGAAAAACCAAGCACGTATGCACCAAAAATCGGGGCATGTACCCTATACATCATTGCATCATGCATTGAGCAATTGGGTGGAAACTGCTACTGCCATTGGGGTGCGTGCCCAAAAGGATAATAGTTTGAGTTTTGTGGCTCCCTGGGGTTTTGGGGATTTGTTTGATCTTATCCTTCGCCCTACCCCTTACTTTGCCGATAAGCCTGCTATAATGCTCGAAAGAATACAGCAAAAAGGTTGGCTACAGCATTGGACAAAACTAAGCGTAAAATTCTAA
- a CDS encoding T9SS type A sorting domain-containing protein — MNTAPEIVKDVLNINAPVLQPVKVVLLNMFGQIVLNQQAQVKNGVAQIHLATLSYGTYQAQIHLGDNTLTQLIEKR; from the coding sequence ATGAATACTGCTCCAGAAATTGTAAAAGATGTATTAAATATCAACGCTCCAGTATTGCAGCCTGTCAAAGTAGTTTTGCTTAATATGTTTGGGCAAATAGTGTTGAATCAACAAGCACAAGTCAAAAACGGCGTGGCTCAAATACACCTCGCTACTTTGTCTTATGGCACCTATCAGGCACAAATCCATTTAGGTGATAATACCCTTACTCAATTAATTGAAAAAAGGTAA
- the yjjX gene encoding inosine/xanthosine triphosphatase, translated as MKKVIVASKNPVKVEASQTGFKQVFPQESFCFQGIDVPSEVSDQPMNTQETYRGAYHRALNAQQHTPDADYWVGIEGGVDFLQNTMEVFAWIVVLSPEQQGVAKTASFMLPPKVSELVKQGYELGIADDIVFQRKDSKTQSGSVGILTNGLIDRKEYYVQAVVLALIPFMHQELYNQTKYAKDLVK; from the coding sequence ATGAAAAAAGTTATTGTAGCCTCTAAAAACCCCGTAAAAGTGGAGGCAAGTCAAACAGGGTTCAAGCAGGTTTTTCCTCAAGAAAGCTTTTGCTTTCAAGGCATTGATGTACCCTCTGAGGTAAGTGATCAACCTATGAATACCCAGGAAACTTATCGGGGGGCATACCATCGGGCGCTCAACGCTCAACAACATACGCCTGATGCCGACTATTGGGTAGGAATAGAGGGAGGTGTAGACTTTTTGCAGAATACAATGGAGGTTTTTGCCTGGATAGTGGTACTATCACCTGAGCAACAAGGAGTTGCCAAAACAGCCTCGTTTATGCTCCCCCCAAAAGTAAGTGAGCTTGTGAAGCAGGGCTATGAGCTTGGGATAGCAGACGACATAGTATTTCAACGAAAAGACTCTAAAACCCAAAGTGGTTCAGTGGGTATTTTGACCAATGGCTTGATTGACCGCAAGGAGTATTATGTACAAGCAGTAGTGCTTGCACTTATCCCTTTTATGCATCAGGAACTATATAACCAAACCAAGTATGCCAAAGATTTGGTGAAATAA
- a CDS encoding hydantoinase/oxoprolinase family protein, giving the protein MEMNNVTYYFSIDTGGTFTDCIARDSSGNEYRRKVLSNSTLRGNIIKQIDAKTLKVRETWSLKKDIIKGYEFRVLQQDHPKVLVERFDIEKELLVLSQPLDFDLVNRSFEITAYEEAPILAVRLITQTSLDDTLPPIHMKLGSTKGTNALLENKGAKIVFFVTKGFKDLLKIGTQQRPDIFAMRVEKPAPLHYKVVEVEERLSANGEVLMSLVLPDTKILEELKSEGITSAAVALMNSYKNPAHEQQVKQFLLEHGFADVSVSTELSSLIKFLPRAETTVVNAYLSPVINNYLSNIAKTLQVVKEDPSKDVVQLLDSSYLQVMTSAGSLVQSQSFQPKDSLLSGPAGGVVGASTIGKLSGHNRLITFDMGGTSTDVARYDNEFDYRFDLKIGDAYIFSPALAIESVAAGGGSLCYFDGFKLCVGPESAGAFPGPACYGAGGQLTITDIHLLLGRLDARQFGIPVFQDEAEKQLNILVEQIELQTKESRNDEDILRAFCE; this is encoded by the coding sequence ATGGAGATGAATAATGTTACTTATTACTTTTCTATAGATACAGGAGGCACATTTACAGACTGTATTGCACGTGATTCATCAGGCAATGAATACCGTAGAAAAGTATTGAGTAATAGCACACTTAGAGGCAATATTATCAAGCAGATAGATGCCAAGACTTTAAAAGTACGAGAAACCTGGAGCCTCAAAAAAGACATTATCAAAGGGTATGAGTTCAGGGTTTTGCAACAAGACCACCCCAAGGTACTCGTAGAGCGTTTTGACATAGAAAAAGAACTACTTGTGCTTTCTCAACCGCTTGATTTCGACTTAGTCAACCGCAGTTTTGAAATTACTGCCTACGAAGAAGCCCCCATCTTAGCTGTTCGTTTGATTACTCAAACCTCCCTTGACGATACTTTACCCCCTATACACATGAAGCTGGGCTCTACCAAGGGCACCAATGCTTTGTTAGAAAATAAGGGGGCTAAAATTGTGTTTTTTGTAACTAAAGGCTTCAAAGATTTACTCAAAATAGGTACTCAACAACGCCCCGATATATTTGCTATGCGTGTAGAAAAACCTGCCCCGCTACACTACAAAGTAGTAGAGGTAGAAGAGCGCCTGTCGGCAAATGGAGAAGTACTGATGTCATTGGTATTGCCTGATACCAAAATATTAGAAGAGCTCAAGAGCGAAGGAATCACATCGGCAGCAGTGGCTTTGATGAATTCCTATAAAAATCCTGCACATGAGCAACAGGTCAAACAGTTTTTGTTAGAACATGGATTTGCCGATGTGTCAGTTTCTACTGAGTTATCATCGTTGATCAAGTTTTTGCCTCGTGCCGAAACCACCGTAGTCAACGCTTATTTATCTCCGGTAATCAACAATTACCTGAGCAACATTGCCAAAACTCTGCAGGTAGTCAAAGAAGACCCAAGCAAGGACGTAGTACAATTGTTAGATAGTTCTTATTTGCAGGTAATGACAAGCGCCGGAAGCCTGGTGCAATCTCAAAGCTTTCAGCCTAAAGACAGTTTGCTGAGTGGACCAGCAGGAGGAGTAGTGGGGGCGTCTACCATTGGAAAACTATCAGGGCATAATCGCCTCATTACCTTTGACATGGGAGGTACCAGTACTGATGTGGCACGTTATGACAATGAATTTGACTATAGGTTTGACCTTAAAATAGGAGATGCTTATATATTTAGCCCAGCCCTGGCCATTGAGTCGGTAGCAGCGGGTGGCGGCTCGTTATGCTATTTTGATGGATTCAAGTTATGTGTAGGTCCCGAAAGCGCAGGAGCTTTTCCCGGACCAGCTTGTTATGGTGCTGGCGGGCAACTGACTATTACTGATATACATTTACTTTTGGGGCGTTTAGATGCCCGACAGTTTGGTATTCCAGTGTTTCAGGATGAGGCCGAGAAGCAGCTCAATATTTTGGTAGAACAGATTGAGCTCCAAACCAAAGAAAGTAGAAACGATGAAGATATCTTACGGGCTTTTTGCGAATAG